The Pseudodesulfovibrio cashew genomic sequence CCGCCGTCAACGGACTGCTGTCCGTGGCGCGGTAGGCCTGGATACTGGCGCCTCGGGAGGGCCGAGGGGGAATTCCTCCAGGGCGGTGTAGCTGGCTCCCTCTTCGGAAAGCTCGCTCTGCCACAGGGTGAACCTGTCCACCGTGAAGCTCGGCCAGACGCCCCTGCACAGGAGCAGGGCGGATTCCCAGTCGTCGTTGCGGTTTTCCTTGATCCGGCCCAGCGTGATGTGGCTGGTGAAGGGCTGCTCTTCCGGCGCGAAGCCGATGGGCGTGATGGCCGCCGTGACGGATGCCGCCAGGTCGGCGCACGCCCGCGCTCCCTTCATGATGCCCGTCCACAGGACGCGCGGTTTTTTCGCATTGGGGAAATAGCCGCAGCCTCCCGCCCGGAGCGAAAACGAAGGATAGCCCACGGTGGACAGGAGCGTCTTGACCCTGGGGAGGGCCTCTTTGTCCACATGGCCGAGAAAGGCGAGGGTGATGTGCGCGTTGCCGCGCGGGGTCCACTTGATCCGGGAGGCCAGCTTCCGGTCGAGGAGCCTGGCCAGTTTTTCCGCTTTGTCGTGATAGGATTCCGGCAGCGGAATGCCGATGAAGAGTCGCATGGTGTAGTTCCTCCGCATTGGGGTGCGGGAGCGGGAAGACCGTGAACGGGAAATCGCCGGAGTGGGATTCGCGTTGTATGCACCTAGTCGGGAAAGAGTTTTATGCCGTTGCCTTTTTCCAGAAGTCCGGCCACAGCTCCAGGAGCTTCTTCATGGCCTTGCCCCGGTGGGAGCGTCCGTTCTTGACCTCCGGGTCCAGCTCGGCCACGTGACAGCCCAGTTCCGGGTCGATGACGATGACGTCGTAACCGAAGCCGCCCTTGCCCTTATACCCGTGGCCCACCAGGATTTCGTATGCGCCGTCGGTGTCGATCTCGGCCCCGTTGGGTGCGGAGGCGGCCATGACGCAGCGGTAGCGGCCGGTGCGTTTTTCTTCAGGCACATCCTTCATCTCGGCTAGCATCTTCTCGTTGTTGGCGTGGTCGTCGCATTCTTCTCCGGCATAGCGCGCGGAATAGACGCCGGGGCGTCCGTCCAGGGCGTCGATTTCGATGCCGGAATCGTCGGCCACGGCCACCAAGCCTGTCTTCCGGGCCACGGTGCGCGCCTTGATGAACGCGTTTTCCTTGAAGGTCTCGCCGGTCTCGGGGATTTCGCCGATCTCAGGGAATTCAGCCAGGGACTTCACAGTCACGCCGAAGGGCTCCAGCATGACGGACAGTTCCCGGATCTTTCCCTTGTTGTTGGTCGCAAGGACAATGGTATCCATTGTAACGTCTCGTTCTGAAAGGGTTTATGTAAAAACACATATTGCGAAAGCCCAAGGCACAACGGCTCTCGGGGCGCTCCGCAGCTTCATGTTGAGGGAATTACTTACTCGGAGTCGGGCGCTTCCGCAACCGCAAGCAGGGGAGGAAGGGTCAGGGTGATGGTTGTGCCCGCCCCGACCTTGCTGGCCAGGTCCAGGCTGCCGCCGATCTCGTCGACGATCATCCGCGTCTGGGCCAGACCCAGTCCGGAGCCCTTGTCCTTGGTGGAGAAGAACGGGCTGAAAATCTTGTCCCTGATCTCCGGCGGGATGCCGTGCCCCGTGTCCGCCACGGAGAGGGATACACCGTCCGGGACCCGGGCTACGGCGATGCGCAGCTCGCCGCCGTCTTCCATGGCCTCCAGGCTGTTCTTGACCATGTTGCTCAGGCATTGCTTGATCAGGTCGGGGTTGGCTTTGACCAGCGGCATGTCCGGCGGCAGGTCCAGCTCGGCCCGGACGTTCTGGTTCTGGCAGGGCAGGGCCATGACGTCCATGGTCTCGCGCGCCACTATGGCCAGGTCCACCTCGGCGACCTCCACCCCGGCCGGGCGAGTGAAGCGCATCAGGCTGTTGAGGACCTGCTCCAGCCGCCGGGCTTCATCCAGGATGATCCCGAGCTTGGAGCGCACCCGCGTGTCCAGGTCGGGTTCGCGCATGAGCGAATTGGCGAAGCCGCTGATAGTGAAGAGCGGGTTGCGGATTTCATGGGCCATATAAGTGGAGAGTTCGCCGATGGAGGCGAGCCGCTCGGCCTGTTGGAGACGGTTCTCGATGGAGGCGCGGCGGGTGATGTCCCTGCGGACGGCCACCACGTGGCTGACTTCCTTGTCCTCGTCCTGCACCGGGTGGGTGTAAACGCGAAAATACTGCACCCGACCGTCGCCGTTGATCGCCGTGGTCACGGTTTCGGATGGCTGGCCGGTGCGCATTGTGGCCGCGAAAGGATCGCCGTCCCCGCCGCACTTCGGGTTGGCGGACTGGAGAAAGAGGTCGCAATAGGGCTGTCCGATGATCGTTTTCTTGGTCAGGCCGGTTCGCATCAGGACGGTCTGGTTGGCGTCGAGGACCATGCCCTTCCTGTCCAGGAACAGGATTTCATGCTCCATCTGGTCTATTATCGTCTTGAGCATGTTCTGGGTGTGGAGCAGGTCGAGCTTGCAGGCCACCCAGATCTTGTTTTCGGTCAGCAGGTTGATAAAAAAGTTGGCCGCGCCACGCTCCACGAGGACGACGGAGGGGGGAAGGTAGGTGCGCAATTCGTGGACCAGGGCCTTGCGCCCGGTGGCCTCGATGATCATGTTGATCTCCGGGTGGCTGTCGAGCATGGCCTTGTAGCCCGCGTAGGTGGGTATGGTCCGGTCGCCGTCGTGGGCCTCGGGCAGCACGGTCTCGCCGGGAAGGGCCGCCGCCACGATGCCGATCTCCTTGCGGAGTTCCTCGTTGGAACGGTCCCGGAACATCTCCCAGAACGTCAGCAGCGCGGGGATGTCCCCGATGACGCCGATGGCGAACCGTTTGTTCTGGTTGTACGTTGCGCTGAGCAAGTTGACCTCCTGCCTGGCCGTGGTGCACTCTCCACCCGGGGCGGAGAGAAATCCCTGCCCATGAACCTAATCCATTTGTCCGTTCATATCAAAGGAAATGCCATGCCTCATTCTTCCGATCCCGTCCGCGTCTACACCGTCAGCCTCGGTTGCCCCAAAAACCGGGTGGATACCGAGCGGTTGCTCGGAACCCTGGGTGAGGCCATGGTCCCGGCCGAGACCGTTGACGGGGCCGACCTGGCCCTGATCAACACCTGCGGTTTCATCCAGCCCGCCGTGGAGGAATCGGTCGCCGCCATCCTGGACGCCGTGCGCGAGGCTGACGAGGCCGCCGAAGGCCATGGAATCCGTCCCCTGGTGGCCGTGGCCGGGTGCCTGGTCTCGCGCTACGCCGAGGACCTCAAGAGCGAACTGCCCGAGGTGGACCTCTGGCTCAATACCGAGGAGATCGGCCTGTGGCCCGGTATGGTCAAGGCCGCTCTGGGCGTCGGCGTGGAAGAGGACACCCCCCGCCGTCTCTCCACCGGTCCGGGACACGCCTATCTGAAAATTTCCGAGGGATGCTCCCACGACTGCCGCTTCTGCACCATCCCCTCCATCCGGGGGCCGCACGTGAGCTGGCCCGTGGACGTGCTGCTCAAGGAGGCCGCCGAGCTCGCCCGGGCCGTGCCCGAGATCGTGGTCGTGGGCCAGGACTCCACGGCCTACGGCTCCGACCTGGGCGGGGACAACGATCTGGTCCATCTGGTCGGCGGACTGGCGAAAATCCCGGATCTGCAATGGCTGCGGCTCATGTATCTCTATCCCGCCGGGCTGACCGAGTCCCTGCTCGGGTTCCTGCGCGACGTGGGCGCGCCGTTCCTGCCCTATTTCGACATCCCGCTCCAGCACGCCCACCCCGATGTGCTCGGGGCCATGGGCCGCCCCTTTGCCCGCAACCCGGAAAAGGTCATCGACCGCGTCCGTCGTTTCTTCCCGGAGGCGGCCCTGCGCACCACCATCATCGTTGGCTACCCCGGCGAGACCGACGCCCACTTCGAGCACCTGATGCGCTTCGTGGAAAAAACCCGCTTCCATCACCTCGGCGTGTTCCCGTATTGGCCGGAAGAGGGCACGCCCGCCGCGGTCATGGACAACCAGGTGCCGGACCACGTGAAGGAGGAACGCCGGGACGCGCTCATGGCCCTGCAGGCCGACATCAGCCGCGAGATCATGGAAAGCTACGTGGGCGAGATCCTGCCCGTGCTCATCGAACGCCCCTCGCCCGAATGGCCCGGACTCTACGAAGGCCGCGCCTGGTTCCAGGCCCCGGAGGTGGACGGCGTCACCTACGTCAGCGCGCCGCCCGAGACCGGATTGACGCCCGGCACCATCATTGAAGTGGAGATCGAAGGCGCGGACACCTACGACTTGTCAGGGCTGGCTTAGCTTAGGCTAGTCCTTGATAGGGGGGGGGGCGGTTGCTCGCAACGGGCTGCCATGGGATGCGCCTTTCAAAGAGAACGAGGGTTCGGCATTTCCATCCCCAAAAGCAGGCATGAATTGGAGGGGGGCAGACCTCATGCCGCCACTTCAACGCGCCGTCGTAATTCTGCTCGACCGGACGGGGTGAGTCTGGCATTTTGGTGAATGGTTGTTTGTAGGCTGTCTGCCGGTTGAGATCGGGCAATCCCGACTTGCGCCAGTCAGAGGTGAGCGGGCAACCTCCCGGCACTGCCCAGTCGGCGCAAAAACGCGCTGTCTCATTGCACCCGGACACGATGATAGCCATGCACCACCCCCTCTCCCATACCGGGCCGAAGCCCGTGCTTCCCCGCTCCATCCGAACCTTGGGCTGGGTCAGCTTCTTTACCGACGTGGCCTCGGAAATGGTCTACCCGGTGGTGCCGTTGTTCCTGGTCTCGGCGCTCGGGGCTCCGGCCACGGTGCTCGGCGCCATGGAGGGAGTGGCCGAAGCCGTGGTCTGCGTGATGAAAGGGGCCTCCGGCTGGCACAGCGACCGCCTGGGACGGCGCGTCCCGTATATCCGCGCCGGGTACGGGCTGGGCGCCCTGTCCAAGCCGTTGCTCGCCATGGCCCTCTCCTGGCCCCTGGTCTTTGTCGCGCGCATCATCGACCGCTCGGGCAAAGGGCTGCGCACCACGGCACGAGACGCGATGATCGCGGATGCGGCACCCGCGTCGATGGGCGGGAGGGCGTATGGATTTCACCGCATGATGGACACGGCAGGGGCCATCGTGGGCGTGCTGCTGTCCATGGGGCTTCTGGCCCTGCTGCCGGGAGCGTATCGCACCATCTTTCTGCTGGCCCTGCTGCCCAACGTCGTGGCAGTCTGGCTCACCTTCCGGCTCAAGGACCGTGCGCCCGCACCTGGCAACCCGGCCCCGGGCCGTCCGCTCCGCCGGTCACTCAAAGGCCTGCCGCGCGCATACTGGCGCGCTCTGATCCTCTTGTCGCTGTTCGGCCTCGCCAACAGCACCGACGCCCTCCTTTTGCTCAGGGCAAGGAATCTTGGGCTCAGCGATCTTCAGGTAATCGGCACCTATGTCCTTTTCAATCTGATCTATGCGGTCACGGCCTATCCGGCGGGCATCCTCAGCGACCGCTTCGGCCGCTGGCGCGTCCTGCTCACCGGGTGGACCCTCTACGCCCTGACCTATTTCGGCTTTGCCCTGTCCGGCCCGGGCGGGGTCTGGCTGCTGTTTCCGGCCTACGGCCTTTACATGGGCCTGACCGAGGGGGTGGGCAAGGCGATCATCGCCTCCGGGATTCCCATGGAGCGCCGAGGCACGGCCATGGGCTTCTTTCTCATGCTCACGGGGTTGCTTACGCTGGTTGGGAATCTGGCCGCCGGGCTCGCCTGGGACCTGATCGGACCACGCGCCCCGTTCCTGATGGGCGGCGCGCTCTCGCTCCTGGCCGTGGTCGCCGCAGTGATCTTGCTTCGCAGCCGAGACGTAGCCTGACCACGCGGCAACGCTCAGGCGTGATCGGCCGGAACGATTCCCCTCCCGGGAGGAGCGTCGCTTTTGCGCGGCAGGGTGTCTGAACAGCGAGGCTCTGCTACGGAACGTCAGATGTCGATTTCGATGCCGATGGGGCAGTGATCGGAGCCCAGGATATCTGGCTCGATCCAGGCGCGGACGACCTTGTCTCGCAGCTCCTCGGAGACGAAGAAGTAGTCGATGCGCCACCCGGCGTTGTTCTTGCGGGCGTTGAATCGGTATGACCACCAGGAGTAGTGGTGCGGCCCTTCCTCGAAGAGCCGGAAGGTGTCCACGTAACCGTGCTCGATGAACTTGTCGAGCCAGGCTCGCTCCACGGGCAGGAACCCGGAGCGTTCGGCGTTGGCCTTGGGGTTCTTGAGGTCGATTTCCCTGTGTGCGGTGTTGAAATCGCCGCCGACCACGATGGGTTTGTCCCGGCGCAGTTCTTCGGCGTGGGCCAGGAAACTGTCGTAGAAGCCGAGCTTGAAATCCAGGCGCTCGTCCGACATCTGGCCGTTGGGGAAATAGATGTTGAACAGGTGGAAGTCGGGGTATTCGAGATGGAGCACGCGGCCTTCGTCCTGAAAGCGCGGGTCGGGCAGGCCTGTGTCCACGGCCAGGGGCTCGGGGTTGGCGAAGCACGCCACGCCGGAGTAGCCCTTCTTTTTCTTGGACCAGTTCCAGTAGTGATTGGAGAAGGAATCCGGTTCGCGGTCCTCCTCGCCGAGCTGATCGGGGTGGGCCTTGGTTTCCTGGAGCATGACCACGTCTGCGCCGCAGGCGTCCAGCCAGTCCCGGAAGTTCTTCTTGATCACGGCCCGGTAGCCGTTCACGTTCCACGAGTAGATGATCATGACGATACCCTTTTCATGAAAAAGGGGGGAACCGGACTGCCGGTTCCCCCCTGTCGCCGCGCGGGCGGCAAAGATTACTTTTCGTTGGGGGAGCTGACCTTGATCATGACAAGCGTGGCAATGGTCATCATTAACCCCAGGAAAAACCAGAAATAACCCATCATCCTTCTAACCTCCGTTGAGTCTCTGTCAATGAGTCAGCCAATAGCAGAAACCGGGGTGGATGAAAAGGGTGCTTTCGCGGTCCGGACGGCTAAGGCTCGATGGTGGTGCCCAGCACTTCCAGGAACTTGCGCATCCATTCGGGGTGGGCGGGCCAGGCCGGGGCGGTGACGAGCTTGCCGTCCACGCAGGCTGAGCTGAAGGTCTCGTTGGGTTCGCACCAGGTGCCGCCCGAGCCCTCGATGTCCGGCCTGACCGCGGGGTAGGCGGAGCAGGACTTGCCCTTGACCACATCTGCGGCGGTAAGCAGTTGCGGGCCGTGGCAGATGGCAGCGATGGGCTTGTCCGCGTCGGCGAAGTGGCGCACGCAGGCAATGACCGCCGGGTCCAGGCGCAGGTATTCGGGTGCGCGTCCGCCGGGGATGACCAGGGCGTCGTAGTCTGCGGCCTTGATGTCATCGAAGGTGGTGGTGATCATGAAGTTGTGTCCGGGCTTCTCCGAGTAGGTCTGGTGGCCCTCGAAGTCGTGCACGGCGGTGGCCACGGTCTCGCCCGCTTTCTTGCCCGGGCAGACCGAGTGGACCTCGTGTCCGGCCATGAGCAGCATCTGGAAAGGCACCATGGCCTCATAGTCTTCGACGAAATCACCGACCAGCAGCAGAATCTTTTTCACAGACATGTTTTCCTCCATAGATGGGATTGGTAGCCTCCTATGTGATCAAACAGATGTTTTTTGTCAACGCCCCGGTGTGAAAGTCCGGTGAAGGTCGCAGCTTGCTCTCCTCCCCGGTCTGCCGTAAGACCGGCCCATGACATCCAGCGACATTCTCATCCTCGGCGCCGGGGCCTCCGGGCTCTACTGCGCCATGCACGCGGCCCGCAGGGGCCGCACGGTAACGGTTCTCGACCACGGGAAGAAGCCGGCCCGCAAGGTCCGCGTGGCCGGCGGCGGCAAGGCCAACTTCACCAACCTGTCGGTGGAGCCGGAGAATTTTCTCTGCCGCAATCCCCACTTCGTCAAATCCGCTCTGGCGCGGCACACCAACTGGGACGTGATCGCCTTTTTCGCGGAGCACGGCATCAGCTACGAGGAACGCGACCACGGGCGGCTCTTCAGCCGGGAGGGTGCGGGCAGGATGGCGGGCATCCTTGCCGACCAGTGCCACCGGCTCGGCGTGGAGCTGGTTTCGGAGCGACCCATCGACTCCGTAGAAGGGACGGGCCCGTTTCGGGTGCGCTCCGGCGACGAGGCCTGGAAGGCGGACAAGTTGGTGCTGGCCCTTGGCGGTCCGTCCTGGCCCCAGGTAGGGGCGACAGACCTGGGGTTCCGGCTGGCCAAACAGTTCGGTCTGCCTGTGGTGAGGCCGAGGCCCGGCCTGGTTCCGCTGGTTTTTCCCCGGTCGCGGCGCGCCATGTGCGAGGATCTGGCGGGCAACGCGTTGCCCGTGACCATATCCTGCGACGGCCACGCCTTTTCCGATGCCCTGCTGTTCACTCACAAGGGCGTGTCCGGCCCGGCTGTCCTCCAGATTTCCTCCCATTGGCGAGAGGGGAAAGCCGTGCTTGTGGACTTCCTGCCCGGAGACCCCATGGAGGAGCTGGTGGAGGCGAATCGCGGTGCCAATACCCGGTTTCGCACGTTCCTGGGCAGGATGCTGCCCAAACGGCTTGTAGCCCATCTCGTGTCCGGCGAGCTGGCGGAGACGCCGGTGAGCCAGTTGTCCAAGGCCCAGATAGAGGCGGCGGCCAACCGGGTGCACCGCTTCCGCATCGTTCCGGCTTCCACCGAGGGCTATGCCAAGGCCGAGGTCACGGTGGGCGGGGTGGACACGGACGCCATTTCGTCCAAGACCTTCGAGGCCGTGGACGTGCCGGGCCTGCACGTCATCGGCGAGACCCTGGACGTGACCGGCCACCTGGGCGGCTATAATCTGCAGTGGGCCTTTTCTTCAGGGGCGGCCTGCGCGGAGACGCTGTAGCCGAACGAGCTAAGGGAAAAGCTGGACTTTTCATCGAAAAACGCGGGATACTGGCGCGAGAAGAAACCACGCCTGTGGAAAACCGGCCCCTGAAACCGGGGCGCAGCCAGTCCATCACATCATGACGAAACACTGCTTCCGACTTCTTCTGCTGTCTTTGGTGGTACTCACGGCCACCGTGCTTCCCGCCGCTGCGGCGGGCAGGATCTACGAGGAACTTGCCGGCAAGTATCTTGTTCGCGGCTGGGACCCCGGCCACAAGCCCGAGGGAAAGCCCGACTATGAGGGCTGGGCCGTGCTCGAGGTCTGGGGAGACGTCCTGCACTACCGGGGCTACATGGACGAAATGACCTATGCCGGGGCCGGAATCTATGACGCACGCGGCGAGACCCTGAGCCTCTCCTTTACCAACGGCGACGGCTCGGAGCGGGGGATTACCGTGCTGCGCCATGCAGAGGGCGTTCTGGCAGGGAAGTGGACCACGGACAACGGCGGCGAGGGCAGGACCGGCACCGAAATCTGGACAAAATGGGGGCAGGAACAATGAAGACCAAGGAAGCTTACCGCTGCGCCTCCTGCGGAGCCCAGTCACCGCGCTGGCAAGGGCAATGCCCCTCCTGCAAGGAGTGGAACACCCTGGAGCCCGTGACCGTGACCAAGACGACCTCCCGGCCCGTCGGGGCCGCTGCGGCGCAGGACGCACCTCGGCCGCTGGAGGAGCTGGCCTCCGAGGACCTGCATTCCCGCCCGTCGGGCATCGACTCACTGGACGAGCTGCTCGGCTCCGGCCTGGTGCCGGGCGCGGCCATCCTGCTGGGCGGCGAGCCGGGCATCGGCAAGTCCACGCTGCTGTTGCAACTGGCGGGCAGCCAGTCCCGGCTCGGGCATACGGCGGTCTATCTTTCCGGTGAGGAATCCCTGCCCCAGCTCCGCTCCCGCGCCGACCGCCTCGGGTTGCTCGGGCCCGGCCTGCTGGCCCTCTCCACCAACAAGGTGGAGGACGCCCTGGCCATTCTCGACGGCCCGGAACCGCCTGAACTGCTCATCGTGGACTCGGTCCAGACCCTGGCCTCGCCCCTGGCAGAGGGCATCCCCGGTTCGGTCAGCCAAGTGCGCGCCGTGGCCGGTGAGCTGGTGGAGAAGACCAAGAGGAGCGGCACCACGCTGATTCTGGTGGGCCACGTGACCAAGGACGGCCAGATCGCCGGACCCAAGCTGCTGGAACACATGGTGGACACGGTCCTCTACCTGGAAGGCGACCGGAAACATTTTTCCCGAATTTTACGAGTGCTCAAGAACCGGTTCGGCCCCAGCGACGAGCTGGTGGTCTTCACCATGAAGGAGAAGGGGCTGGAAGTGGTGGAAGACCCGGCCACGTTCTTTCTCGGCGCGCGGGACCCGTCTCTGTCCGGTACGGCCATGGCCATGGCCGTGGACGGTCAGCGTCCCTTTGCCGTGGAGGTCCAGGCCCTGGTCTCCAAGTCCTTCCTGTCCATCCCCCGGCGGACGGCCCTCGGGTTCGACACCAACCGGCTGAATCTGCTCCTGGCCGTGCTGGAGAAGCGGCTTCGGCTCAACCTGTCCGGTTACGACATCTACGCCAAGATTTCCGGCGGCCTGGCCACACGCGACCCCGGCCTGGACCTGGCGGTTATCTCGGCCATTCTCTCCTCTTTCTATGATCAGCCCCTGCCCGAATCTTCGGTCTTCTGGGGCGAGATCGACCTCAACGGGCAGGTGCGTCCGGTGGCGGCCCACGATGTCCGGCTCAAGCAGGCCGGGCGGCTCGGGCATGATCCGGTCTGCCACAGCGGGAATTGCCCCACCCTGGCCGACCTCCAACGCATGCTCTTCGGCAGGAACGGATGATCTCCTAGTCCCCGGCGTGGAGGGGGAGGAGAAAGTGGAAGGAGGCCCCTCCGTCCTCGGGGGATTCGGCCCAGAACTTGCCGCCGTAGTGGGTTATGATCTGATGGCAGATGGGGAGCCCCAGGCCGGTGCCGCTTTCCTGTATCAGGGGCTGGGCGCCCTGGTAGTACTGCTCGAAAATGCGGTCGATCTCCTGCTTTGAGATGCCCCTGCCGGTGTCGGTCACGCGCGCCTCGGCCCAGCGGCCGTCCCGGATGCCCACGGCCAGTTCGACCCGTCCTTTTTCCGTGAATTTTGCCGCGTTGTTCAGCAGGTTGATGAAGACCTGCTTGATCCTGTCGCTATCGGCCCTGACCGGGATGGGGTCGGTGTAGAGGATGTGCCCCAGCTCCACCTGCGGCTTGGCGGCAAACTGCCCCTTCATGGCCTCGGCCGAGGCCCTCGCCACTTCGTTGAGGTCGAATACCTCATCGTTCCAGGTCATCTTTCCCGATCCGATCTTCTCCAGGTCGAGCAGGTTGTCGATGAGCCGCTTGAGCCGCAGCCCCTCGTCGGTGATGATGGACGCGTTGGATTCCATCCTGGTAATCACCCTCCTGGTTTGCGGGAGTGTCTCGCAGGTGAGGGTTCGGACGTTGGCCGCGTCCCGGCGGATAAGGCTGGCGAAGCCGAGGATAGACGTCAGCGGGGTCCGCAATTCGTGTGAGACCGCCGACATGAAGTCATTCTTGAGCTTGACGCCTTCCTCCAATCTGCGGTTGGCCTCCAGCAGCTCTTCCGTCCGTCTGGCCACCCTGTATTCGAGGTTCGCGCTCGCTTCGCACAGCTCCCGCTCGATCTCCTTCTGTCGTGTGATGTCCCAGAACATGCCCATGACGCCGATGGTGCGCCCTTCCTCGTCGCGCAGGGGGGCCTTGACCACCTCGATCCACTTGGAGCCGCCGTCCGGGCGGACATGCCGCTCCTGGCAGTTGAAAATCTCCCCCGTGGCTGCCACCCATTCGTCGTCACTCCGGTATTTTTTCGCCGCTTCCGGGGCATGCAGGTCATAGTCGTTCTTTCCTCGCAATTCCTCCAGAGAGAGATGCATGGCTTTGCAGTATGCGGGATTGCCATACAGAAAGTTGCCGCCGAGGTCCTTGCAGAACACGGCATGGGGAATGGAGTTGGCCAGGTGGGCGAAGTTGGCTTCACGGGCGGGGAGAAGGGCGGCGACTCCCGGGAGGCCGGACGTTTCCGTCTCCAAGCCTTTCCGGGCGGCCGACAAGAAGAGGATTTTCCAGCGTCGGTGCTCCGCCTCCGTTATGCCGTTGGCTTCCAGCAGCTCCGTTTCGGGAGTGCCTTGGAGTCCCTCCAGGACGATTCGGTAAATCTCGCTCGGCGTCTTGGAGTCTTGCATGCCCGCTACCACCGTTGTAAAGCAAGTAGGATCAGGGGAGATTCCCTACTTCTGAAGTTACGCCAAACTCCCCGTCCTGTCGAATCAGGTGATTTCTCGAGGAAAAAGGCATACAAGGCATGTCTCGGAGACCAAAAATAACAGGAACTCCGTGCATGTCCCCTTCAAACAGTGTATGATAGGTGGCCGGTATGACGCAAATGCAGACGTATTACGATATAGCAAGCCGTTGCCCATGACGGGCAACCCGGAGGAAGACATGGCTGACATCCTCGACTGGACCAACGCGGCCCTGAACGATCTGGACATGAACGCCTACGCTGAGCGGGCTGATGAAATGGCCGGACGCCTGTCGGCGGAGACCTCGGCCGGGCGGCTGCCCTTCCTGACCATGCCCTACGAGGCCGGACTCAGGCGGGAACTCGAAGAGCTTAGGGAATATCTTCATGATTTCGAGCACATGCTGTTGCTCGGCATCGGTGGCTCGGCCTTGGGCGCGCGGGCGCTTCAGAGGGCGTTCTTTCCCCAGCAGGACCAGCCCGGGCACACGGGGCAGTCCCTGTGGATCGCCGACAATGTGGACGCCTACGCCCTGGAGGCCTATCTGGCCAAGCTCCCGCCAGAAAAGACCGTGGTCGTCACGGTCTCCAAGTCCGGCGGCACCATCGAGACGGTGGGCCAGTATTTCATTCTCAAGCAGTGGGCGCAGAAAAGCCTGGGCGATGCCTGGAGCGACCACATGCTTCTGGTCACCGACGCCAAGCAGGGCTTCTTGCGGGGTGAAGTGGAGCGTTACGGCATCAAGGCCCTGCCTGTTCCCGACAACCTCGGCGGGCGCTACTCGGTGCTTTCGGCCGTGGGCCTGATCCCGGCCCTGTTCCTGGGCATCGACGTGGAAGCGCTCCTGTCCGGGGCGCGCAAGGTGGCGGCCCCCCTGGCGCAGGACGACCTTACCGGCGAACAGCTGGCCGCGCATCCCGCGTTCCAGCTAGCCTGCTGGGGGGCGGCGCTGCAGGACAAAGGGTTTGATGAGATGATCTTTTTCGCCTATATCCCTCTCTGGGCCAGTTTCGGAGACTGGTTCGCCCAGCTCTGGGCCGAGTCCCTGGGCAAGGAGGGCAAGGGGAGCCAGCCTGTTCCGGCCACCGGCGTGACCGATCAGCACTCCGTGAACCAGATGTTCATGGACGGCATTCGCAACAAGGCGTGCCTCTTCCTGACCTGCCCGAACCTGCCGTCCGGGCCGAGATTCCCGGCGGACCTGCCGGACCAGTTCGGTTACGTCCGTGGCAAGGACTTCGGGAAACTCCTCCAGGCGGAAGGATTGGGCACGCGCATGGCCCTGGCCGCAAGCGGCGTGCCCCTGGTGGAAATCAGTCTGGGCGAAGACTCTCCCGAACAGGCAGGCAAGCTGATCGCGCTGCTGGGCGCGGCCACTATCCTGACCGGCTGGCTCATGGGCATCAACCCCCTGGATC encodes the following:
- the thpR gene encoding RNA 2',3'-cyclic phosphodiesterase; protein product: MRLFIGIPLPESYHDKAEKLARLLDRKLASRIKWTPRGNAHITLAFLGHVDKEALPRVKTLLSTVGYPSFSLRAGGCGYFPNAKKPRVLWTGIMKGARACADLAASVTAAITPIGFAPEEQPFTSHITLGRIKENRNDDWESALLLCRGVWPSFTVDRFTLWQSELSEEGASYTALEEFPLGPPEAPVSRPTAPRTAVR
- the rimO gene encoding 30S ribosomal protein S12 methylthiotransferase RimO produces the protein MPHSSDPVRVYTVSLGCPKNRVDTERLLGTLGEAMVPAETVDGADLALINTCGFIQPAVEESVAAILDAVREADEAAEGHGIRPLVAVAGCLVSRYAEDLKSELPEVDLWLNTEEIGLWPGMVKAALGVGVEEDTPRRLSTGPGHAYLKISEGCSHDCRFCTIPSIRGPHVSWPVDVLLKEAAELARAVPEIVVVGQDSTAYGSDLGGDNDLVHLVGGLAKIPDLQWLRLMYLYPAGLTESLLGFLRDVGAPFLPYFDIPLQHAHPDVLGAMGRPFARNPEKVIDRVRRFFPEAALRTTIIVGYPGETDAHFEHLMRFVEKTRFHHLGVFPYWPEEGTPAAVMDNQVPDHVKEERRDALMALQADISREIMESYVGEILPVLIERPSPEWPGLYEGRAWFQAPEVDGVTYVSAPPETGLTPGTIIEVEIEGADTYDLSGLA
- the rdgB gene encoding RdgB/HAM1 family non-canonical purine NTP pyrophosphatase; protein product: MDTIVLATNNKGKIRELSVMLEPFGVTVKSLAEFPEIGEIPETGETFKENAFIKARTVARKTGLVAVADDSGIEIDALDGRPGVYSARYAGEECDDHANNEKMLAEMKDVPEEKRTGRYRCVMAASAPNGAEIDTDGAYEILVGHGYKGKGGFGYDVIVIDPELGCHVAELDPEVKNGRSHRGKAMKKLLELWPDFWKKATA
- a CDS encoding two-component system sensor histidine kinase NtrB is translated as MLSATYNQNKRFAIGVIGDIPALLTFWEMFRDRSNEELRKEIGIVAAALPGETVLPEAHDGDRTIPTYAGYKAMLDSHPEINMIIEATGRKALVHELRTYLPPSVVLVERGAANFFINLLTENKIWVACKLDLLHTQNMLKTIIDQMEHEILFLDRKGMVLDANQTVLMRTGLTKKTIIGQPYCDLFLQSANPKCGGDGDPFAATMRTGQPSETVTTAINGDGRVQYFRVYTHPVQDEDKEVSHVVAVRRDITRRASIENRLQQAERLASIGELSTYMAHEIRNPLFTISGFANSLMREPDLDTRVRSKLGIILDEARRLEQVLNSLMRFTRPAGVEVAEVDLAIVARETMDVMALPCQNQNVRAELDLPPDMPLVKANPDLIKQCLSNMVKNSLEAMEDGGELRIAVARVPDGVSLSVADTGHGIPPEIRDKIFSPFFSTKDKGSGLGLAQTRMIVDEIGGSLDLASKVGAGTTITLTLPPLLAVAEAPDSE
- a CDS encoding MFS transporter encodes the protein MHHPLSHTGPKPVLPRSIRTLGWVSFFTDVASEMVYPVVPLFLVSALGAPATVLGAMEGVAEAVVCVMKGASGWHSDRLGRRVPYIRAGYGLGALSKPLLAMALSWPLVFVARIIDRSGKGLRTTARDAMIADAAPASMGGRAYGFHRMMDTAGAIVGVLLSMGLLALLPGAYRTIFLLALLPNVVAVWLTFRLKDRAPAPGNPAPGRPLRRSLKGLPRAYWRALILLSLFGLANSTDALLLLRARNLGLSDLQVIGTYVLFNLIYAVTAYPAGILSDRFGRWRVLLTGWTLYALTYFGFALSGPGGVWLLFPAYGLYMGLTEGVGKAIIASGIPMERRGTAMGFFLMLTGLLTLVGNLAAGLAWDLIGPRAPFLMGGALSLLAVVAAVILLRSRDVA
- a CDS encoding exodeoxyribonuclease III, with product MIIYSWNVNGYRAVIKKNFRDWLDACGADVVMLQETKAHPDQLGEEDREPDSFSNHYWNWSKKKKGYSGVACFANPEPLAVDTGLPDPRFQDEGRVLHLEYPDFHLFNIYFPNGQMSDERLDFKLGFYDSFLAHAEELRRDKPIVVGGDFNTAHREIDLKNPKANAERSGFLPVERAWLDKFIEHGYVDTFRLFEEGPHHYSWWSYRFNARKNNAGWRIDYFFVSEELRDKVVRAWIEPDILGSDHCPIGIEIDI